A window of the Limanda limanda chromosome 8, fLimLim1.1, whole genome shotgun sequence genome harbors these coding sequences:
- the fbxl9 gene encoding uncharacterized protein fbxl9, with protein sequence MGDNDGEDARDTPEDSAEDTPEDTYELPMEIIVYILSFLHASDRKEASLVCRSWYSASQDLRFQRNVTFCFPASASSLELVRSLGNKSCCSLIISQLDGFSMSRSLLLEVGQSLGSKLESLALPGSSVTETSLLALLPCLTSLRRLDLRGLDSLFMSGAFLSREEHRLQVSSALCGLEELDLSDLRYLSDLTFNRLTSCTPRLRRLSLAGCHIAFEFDPYRGCPVGAVEDSSALLSLRNLKRLLTEQRSTLVVLDLSRTSITPESLRTVAQVQGLVLEELCLQGCKELTNYSVEALVKHQPSLQRLDISGCTELTSRSVEAVAQGLKSLTHLSLSRDWRITEKGLAELLSVSTLKSLDLSQCLHVSGSEMVKGLRESGASRAQLEKLSLKSCTYIRDLAVFNLTQLLGDTLCELDLTSCVNVTDLSVRAIATYLHRLVVLRLVWCKEVTDWGLLGMVETTKCEPEEETEDKGPRFTRTFGNMGFFKPPRLPFDERPKLVTQNDLEQFKQQAGASLLALSRLQELDLSGCCKLTDSSITQVVHHPDLRRLSLSMLPEIIDDSLVSVAWRCRSLTSLSLSNCPGISDRGVAEAAPFLHRLQHLYLSGCSKITDRSLFHLAKHCKRLRTLDISRCKNISIATMDLLQSQFPFLENVQYKFIGGADPTLTL encoded by the exons ATGGGGGACAACGATGGAGAGGACGCGAGGGACACACCTGAGGACTCAGCTGAggacacacctgaggacacgtATGAGCTTCCTATGGAG aTTATCGTTTACATCCTGAGTTTCCTTCATGCGTCGGACAGGAAGGAGGCGTCGCTCGTCTGCCGCAGCTGGTACAGCGCCAGCCAGGACCTGCGCTTCCAG aGGAACGTCACCTTCTGCTTCCCGgcctccgcctcctccctgGAGCTGGTCCGGTCTCTGGGCAACAagtcctgctgcagcctgataATCAGCCAACTCGATGGCTTCAGCATGTCCAGATCGCTGCTTCTGGAG GTGGGTCAGAGTCTGGGCTCCAAACTGGAGAGCTTGGCCCTGCCTGGGAGCAGCGTGACCGAGACCTCCCTGCTCGCCCTCCTCCCCTGCCTCACCTCCCTCCGCAGGCTGGACCTCAGGGGCCTGGACAGCCTCTTCATGTCTGGAGCGTTCCTCTCCAGGGAGGAGCACCGACTGCAG GtcagctctgctctgtgtggcctggaggagctggacctgTCCGACCTGCGCTACCTCTCCGACCTCACCTTCAATCGGCTGACCAGCTGCACCCCCCGCCTCCGCCGCCTGTCGCTGGCCGGATGCCACATCGCTTTCGAGTTCGACCCGTATCGGGGGTGCCCGGTGGGGGCCGTGGAGGACTCGTCTGCGTTACTGTCGCTGAGGAACTTGAAGCGTTTGTTGACGGAGCAGAGGTCCACACTCGTGGTTCTGGACCTCAGCAGAACCTCCATCACGCCCGAGTCTCTACGCACTGTCGCACAG GTTCAGGGTCTGGTCTTGGAGGAGCTGTGCCTCCAGGGCTGTAAGGAGCTGACCAACTACTCCGTGGAGGCTCTGGTGAAGCACCAGCCGAGCCTTCAGAGACTGGACATCAGCGGCTGCACTGAGCTGACCAGCAGGTCCGTGGAGGCTGTAGCTCAGGGCCTGAAGTCTCTGACGCACCTCTCCTTGTCCCGCGACTGGAGGATCACTGAGAAAG GCCTCGCCGAGCTGCTGTCCGTGTCGACCCTGAAGAGTCTGGATCTGTCCCAGTGTCTGCACGTCAGCGGCTCAGAGATGGTGAAAGGCTTGAGGGAGTCTGGTGCTAGCAGAGCTCAGCTGGAGAAGCTCAGCCTCAAGAGCTGCACCTACATCAGG gATCTTGCAGTTTTCAATCTCACCCAGCTTCTCGGGGATACTCTCTGTGAGCTGGACCTGACCTCATGCGTCAACGTGACAGACCTGTCTGTGCGCGCTATCGCCACCTACCTGCACAGGCTGGTGGTCCTGAGGCTCGTGTGGTGTAAAGAAGTGACAGACTGGGGTTTGCTGGGGATGGTGGAAACGACCAAGTgtgaacctgaggaggagacg GAAGACAAGGGTCCCAGGTTCACCCGAACCTTTGGCAACATGGGCTTCTTCAAGCCGCCTCGTTTACCCTTTGATGAGCGACCCAAGCTGGTGACACAGAACGACCTGGAGCAGTTCAAGCAGCAGGCCGGGGCGTCGCTGTTAGCTCTGAGccggctgcaggagctggaccTCTCCGGCTGCTGCAAGCTCACTGACAGCAGCATCACACAG GTGGTGCACCACCCGGACCTCCgacgtctgtctctgtccatgcTGCCAGAGATCATTGACGACAGCTTGGTGTCGGTAGCCTGGCGCTGCCGCAGCCTCACCAGCCTGAGTCTCAGCAACTGCCCGGGCATCAGCGACCGCGGGGTGGCAGAGGCTGCACCGTTCCTGCACAGACTCCAGCATCTCTACCTCTCCGGTTGTAGTAAGATCACGGACCG ATCCTTGTTCCACCTGGCGAAGCACTGCAAGCGTCTGAGGACTCTCGACATCTCACGCTGCAAAAACATTTCCATAGCAACGATGGACCTCCTCCAGTCCCAGTTTCCCTTCCTGGAGAATGTCCAGTACAAATTCATAGGTGGGGCTGATCCCACTCTGACACTCTGA
- the elmo3 gene encoding engulfment and cell motility protein 3, with amino-acid sequence MPQQKDIVKIAIQMPGAYPQLIQLDQKKPLSAVIKEVCDGWNLPGPDNYALQYADGVQMYITESNRLDIKNGCILRLTKGPGRCAEDLFKGIQSSDSGVRCDSLKELANVSTDVTFAQEFISRDGHLLLVKIVEDAKESNVIMTHTLTGFMELMDHGIVSWENLSTIFIKKIASFVNAKAADASMQQVSLDILESMVLSSHGLFLQVKQEVTMERLVAHLQVTNQQIQTKAMALLMALLQTAGDSDRQDMFAFLNKKNLRQYIYKNIIHSSASVQDEMAHYLYVLQSVTLNHLEPRMRTPLDSYSQDQREVLHALRQAAFETETENSLSNERRRSLCAKEFKKLGFSNNSNPGQDLVRTPPGLVALDTMSYFSSRYPDAYSRFVLENSSREDKHECPFARSSIQLTLILCEILRIGEPPSETGSDYHPIFFSQDRLVEELFCVCIQLLNKTWKEMRATQEDFDKVMQVVREQITRTLSSKPTSLELFKNKVNALNYGEILKLRQTERLHQEETLAPPVLELKERLKPELLELIRQQRLNRLCQGTKFRKISSRRRQDKLWYCRLSPNHKILHYGDLEDDTDNPPIETLQEKIPVADIKGLLTGKDCPHMKEHKGKQNKEVLDLAFSLTYVEEYSLNFIAPSRTDFCLWTDGLSVLLGRDMSSESMRSELDILLSMEIKLRLLDLENVPIPDSAPVVPKPPSNFNFCYDFSQTEQ; translated from the exons ATGCCACAGCAGAAGGACATAGTGAAGATTGCCATCCAGATGCCTGGGGCCTATCCCCAGCTTATACAACTGgatcag AAAAAGCCTCTGTCGGCTGTAATAAAGGAAGTGTGTGATGG ctggaaTCTCCCAGGTCCTGACAACTACGCCCTGCAGTATGCTGACGGAGTGCAAATGTACATCACTGAATCA aaTCGTCTGGACATAAAGAACGGCTGCATCCTGCGTCTGACCAAGGGCCCG GGTCGCTGTGCGGAGGACTTGTTCAAGGGCATCCAGAGCTCGGACTCGGGCGTGCGCTGCGACTCGCTGAAGGAGCTGGCCAACGTCTCCACAGACGTGACCTTCGCTCAGGAGTTCATCAGCAGAGACGGACACCTCCTACTGGTCAAGATAGTGGAGGATGCTAAGGA gAGTAATGTGATCATGACGCACACACTGACAGGCTTCATGGAGCTGATGGATCACGGGATAGTTTCCTGGGAGAACCTCTCAACCATCTTCATCAAGAAG ATCGCCAGCTTTGTCAACGCTAAGGCGGCAGACGCGTCGATGCAGCAGGTGTCCCTGGACATCCTGGAGAGCATGGTGCTGAGCAGTCACGGCCTCTTCCTGcaggtcaaacaggaagtcaccaTGGAGAGGCTGGTCGCTCATCTCCAGGT GACCAACCAGCAGATCCAGACCAAAGCCATGGCGCTGCTCATGGCGCTGCTGCAGACGGCCGGGGACTCGGACAGACAG GATATGTTTGCATTCCTGAATAAGAAGAATCTGCGTCAGTACATTTATAAG AACATCATCCATAGTTCTGCTTCAGTCCAGGACGAGATGGCCCACTACCTCTACGTCCTGCAGTCGGTCACGTTGAATCACCTGGAGCCGCGCATGAGGACGCCTCTGGACAGCTACAGTCAG GATCAGAGAGAAGTCCTCCACGCTTTGCGTCAGGCGGCGTTTGAGACGGAGACTGAAAACAGTCTGAGCAACGAGAGGCGCCGCTCGCTCTGTGCTAAAGAGTTCAAGAAACTGGGATTCTCT AACAACAGTAACCCTGGTCAAGACTTGGTGCGGACGCCTCCTGGTCTCGTAGCTTTGGACACCATGTCTTATTTTTCTTCACGCTATCCTGATGCCTACAGCAGG TTTGTTCTggagaacagcagcagagaggacaaaCACGAGTGTCCGTTTGCCAGGAGCAGCATTCAGCTCACGCTCATCCTGTGTGAGATTCTTCGTATCGGAGAGCCAC CCTCAGAGACGGGATCTGACTACCACCCCATCTTCTTCAGTCAGGACCGACTCGTGGAGGAGCTCTTCTGCGTCTGTATCCAGCTGCTCAACAAGACCTGGAAGGAGATGAGAGCCACACAGGAGGACTTTGACAAG gtgatGCAGGTGGTGAGGGAGCAGATCACCAGGACCTTGTCCAGTAAGCCCACGTCTCTGGAGCTCTTCAAGAACAAAGTCAACGCCCTCAACTACGGCGAGATCCTCAAACTGCGGCAGACGGAGCGGCTGCACCAGGAGGAGACGCTAGCGCCCCCTGTGCT GGAGCTGAAAGAGCGTCTGAAGCCGGAGCTGCTCGAGCTGATCCGTCAGCAGAGACTCAACCGACTGTGTCAGGGAACCAAGTTCAGAAAGATCAGCAGCCGCCGCCGACAGG ATAAACTGTGGTACTGCCGCTTGTCACCCAATCACAAAATACTTCACTACGGTGACTTGGAGGACGACACGGACAATCCTCCGATAGAAACACTGCAGGAGAAGA ttcCAGTAGCAGATATCAAGGGGCTGCTGACGGGAAAAGACTGTCCTCACATGAAGGAGCACAAAGGCAAACAGAACAAG GAGGTGCTGGACCTGGCCTTCAGCCTCACATATGTAGAAGAGTACAGTCTGAACTTCATCGCACCCTCCAGGACTGAC TTCTGCCTGTGGACGGACGGCCTGAGCGTCCTCCTGGGCCGGGACATGAGCAGCGAATCCATGCGCAGCGAGCTGGACATCCTCCTCTCTATGGAGATTAAGCTCCGCCTCCTGGACCTGGAGAACGTCCCCATCCCGGACAGCGCGCCGGTCGTCCCCAAACCTCCGAGCAACTTCAACTTCTGCTACGACTTCAGCCAGACCGAGCAGTAG